CCCATCGACATTCCCATAATTCCAAAAATGAATCCTATATCGCCCATGTTATCTCTCCAATTTTAAAGCTAATTCTGACCAATATTAGCGTACTATAAAGCATCACTTACCATTCATTTAATGAATGACTTTAATTTCATCACAAAAGTCGCAATTCAGCACTATGAAACGAATCGCACTACTCGAGCAACGAACGGCTGCTTTTACGCTATAATGCGTCATCTTTTCTTTTCGACGCACCTTACGACCATCTGTCAGAGCGCCTTATGCCCTTTTCAAAACTAGGATTATCCAGTCCTCTTGTTCAAGCGATTACCGAACTAGGTTACAACACGCCAACGCCCATCCAGGAACAAGCGATTCCTGCCATTCTTTCGGGTAAGGACTTAATCGCCACCGCCCAAACAGGCACGGGCAAAACCGCTGCCTTTGTTCTGCCTCTGCTAGAACGATTCAGCAACGCGGGAACGTTACGCGGCAAGCGCGTACGGGCGCTAATTCTCGTACCGACTCGTGAGTTAGCGGTTCAGGTCGAAGCCAGTGTGGCTCAATACGCCAAGCACACGCACCTAACCTCGATGGCGATGTATGGCGGTGTGGATACCGAAGCGCAAAAAGAGCGCCTAATCAAAGGAGTGGATATTCTAGTCGCCACGCCGGGCAGATTGCTTGATTTGGCGCATCAGCGTGCGCTGCATTTTGACGAACTTAAAGTCATGGTACTGGACGAAGCGGACAGAATGGTCGACATGGGGTTTGCCGACGATATCCATAAAATCATAGATCGCCTGCCTGAAGACCGTCAGAACCTACTGTTTTCGGCCACCATCACAGACGAAGTTCGCGCCCTCGCCTACGATTTTTCGGATCGTCAGATGACCGATCTGGCGGCTGAAATATCCATTTCTCCCAACGTCCGCGCCGCCGCTAATGTCAAACAATGGCTCATCACCGTCGACAAAGACACTAAGTCCGCCTTGTTGAGCCACTTGATCAACGAACAAAAGTGGGATCAAGCGCTTATTTTTACCGAGAAAAAACACAATGCAGCCAAGCTTGTTGCTCAACTGGAAAAACGCGGCATCACAGCGGATTCCATTCATGGCGATAGAAGCCAAGCGATGCGCGAAAAGATTTTGGCTCAGTTCAAAACCGGCGAATTAAAGTACTTGGTCGCCACGGGGGTTGCCGCGCGAGGTTTGGATATTGGCGAACTGAGCCGTGTGGTGAATTATGATTTACCCTTTAAGCCAGAAGAGTACATCCACCGCATTGGCCGAACCGGCCGCGCTGGAGCCTCAGGCGAAGCCATCTCTTTAGTCGACATGAGTGACTTTAAAAATCTTTGTGCCATTGAAAGACGGTTAAAAAGCATTATTGAGCGCAAAGAGATTGCAGGCTTTCCGGTTCGTAAAGCAGTACCCGAGTCAAACTTAAACTACAATAAACAAAGTAATCGTTAATACTTACCAAAGAAGCTCACCTCTGAAAAAATAAAAGGTGAGCTTATTTATTATAGACATTTCACGAGGCTGGTAAAAACGCATCTAACAGCTCGGCATTCGTGGGATATTTATCCAATAACTCAAGCAACTTCTGGGCACTTTCTACTGGTTTAAGCGTTGTCAGCGCTCTTCGCAATGTCCTAACTTTCTCAATATCCTTTGCATCAATCAAAAGCTCTTCTCTCCGGGTACTGCTTTTGGCAATATCTATCGCCGGGAAAATCCGTTGATTGGCCACTTCCCGAGATAACACCAGCTCCATATTGCCCGTGCCCTTGAACTCCTCGAAAATCACCTGATCCATACGGCTTCCGGTATCCACCAGCACCGTGGCCAGAATGGTGAGGGAACCGCCGTTTTCGATCTTTCTCGCAGCGCCAAACAGTTTTCGAGGTATTTCCATCGCTCGGGAATCCAGCCCACCCGACATAGTGCGACCATTGCCACGCTGCTCGGCATTATGAACGCGCGAGAGTCTGGTAAGAGAATCGATCACAATCATCACATTATGACCTTCGCCTGCTTGCTTACGCGCCGTCTCAAGAAGCTTATCGGCCATATTTACATGATGTGTGTAGCTTTCGTCTGAAGACGAGGCATGTACTTCTGCCGACACGCTGCGCTTAAAATCGGTCACTTCTTCAGGGCGTTCATCAATCAGCAAGGCGTATAGCTTTATATCAGGATGAGCCTCAGCCACGGCCTGACAGATGTGTTTTAACATCGTCGTTTTACCAGAGCCTGGCGGCGCAACAATCAACCCTCGTTGCCCCATCCCAATGGGCGTAATCAAATCCATCGCTCGCACAGTACGCTCTTGAGAGCCAGGCTCTAAATAAATGCGTGGGGAAGGATGAATAGCGACGCCATTTAAAAAACGTTTTTCGGGATCATTAGGGAATTGATCTTCAACCTCGTCGGCGGGCTTGGCATCTATCTGTTTTTTCGCCTTCAAACTTAGTGTTTTTCTCGCCATAATATCGATGTACCACCTTGAATAACCTTAATTTATAAAATAGCTGCATCATATGCCATCCGACCAGTGGCGTCATTGGGACACTTAGGATAGAAACCGATAAGTCTAGCTTGTGCTCCAAGATATTGGATTGAAGCTGTTCTTAGTGGTTAGTCACCACCATGACGTTTTGATCGTGATTGTAGAGCTTGAAGCTCGGCATGCTGGCCGCTTCTCGTCTGCTTTCTCGACCTTACCAAAGCTTAGGCGTCAGCGTTGTTATTCTAAAGCCTCAAAGCCGCGCTCTTCGGGAACTTTGGAGGCGTAGCCGGAAAAGTTGTCCGACAGCAGCGCCTTTTTAGCATTTATCTTGTTCTCTGCCCGATAAAAAATAGGCTCTTTGTTCTCTTTGGAAACTCATTTTTTTTATATAGTTTCATGATGTCTTTTGCTACAGCCTTATCGAGAGCTGAAAATTGACGATACAAAGTCGCGCCATATGTTAGCACCTCAACTTTTTTTGAATACTTAAATCCTTCAACCGTTCTTATATTTGGATTGGTGGGTAGCTTGCATCTTAAAATAGACTCACTTCCATGAGGTATAACATCTGCAAATACACGATTATCAGCTGGTGTGTAATGAACAAAACAATCTCTATAATCCTTTAATCGATTTACCCATCGTTCTTTTGCTTTTCGTAGCGTATCAACTGGGCCTTGGAGCTGCTTCTTTGCACAAAGCTTGTTGAATGACACTGGAGTTTGATCAGGGAACGATATGCCAACCACTCGAGCCATTAAATCAAGAGCTGAGCTAAGGGCCATGAGGTATGCTTCAAAATCCCAATAAATTTGGTGCGTTATTGGATTTGAAATACTCATACCTAAGCTGGGATATCCCTTTACTCCAGCGCTTTTTGAAATCTCGTCCCGAATAATGAAATACTTTTCATAAATGCTCTTAAGTCTAAACTCAGCATGATCAATGTGATACCTATAGAAACGAGGGTACTCTCTTGCGAACCAGTAAAACTCGAACAACTCACCTTCGTCGTCACTCTCATCAATTTCATACCGTATTTTGTCCAGAGTTTTTACCAATGCCGGAGAAAACTTTGAGAACTCAGGTAAGTTGGGTATCGAGATTTCTATGACATACTCCTTATTATGCTAACGCCCGAATTTGCGGCTGGTTTGGAGCGCCGCGGATAACCAGTCCGAAAAATGCGTTTTTTATATTTCATTGAGAAAATCTGGGACATTCGATGGCTCAATGTCAAAAATGTATTTGATAATGCCTGCTTTTAGGTTCTCCTCAATCCCACTCCTGAAATCTAATATACTTGAGATTGCAGAATCATGTTGCAAATGGCGTCTCCAATGAACCTCGTCTTCTCGACCGTGAAAAGAAAGCAACCTAGTTAAAGCCATATGCGCAAACATTCCCGACTCTTCATCAATTGTATTATGCATCACCACGTGCGAATCAGAGTGGGATTCTGTTGTGGTAAGGTCCCAAGAATGGAATAGCTGCTGAGCAATCGGCGACAGATCTCTTAACTGCTCCCTCTCCCCGTTAGTGAAATACACGTCATCTATGACCATGTGCCAGTTTTCTTGAAGCCCTTTATCTGTTTCGATAGTTTCAATGAGCTTTTCTTTTTTGAAACTAATATGAACACCAGAATTAACTTTCGGAGTGTATGAGAAGTCGCCAAGAAATTTACTCATTAAACTATTTCGCATTGCGTCATTGAAGTTGAGATTAAAGTTTTTATTGGCTTTTGAAAAAACGTCTAAATCTACCAGACTCCAGACCCCATACTTTCGCCAAGCAATTAGAACGGGAAGCCCTAACAATTGACCATAAGCCCTTAATTTAGATACGTAGTCAGGCCTGAGAGACATAACATTTTTCTCACAAGACTTAACTTCAATTAAAACAGAAGTATTACCTGCGCCACGCACGTTAAAGTTTGCTAGTAAATCCGGAACCTGAAAAGCATCCTTAGAAGTAGTTGGATACTGCTGCTGATCTAATTTATGGACTAAATCACATTGGCCGAGCCAGCCGCAGATAATCGAAAACTCGTCTTCTAATGGAAGACCTATATTAAGTCTATGTACTCTTTCAGCGATGCTTTTAGCATCAACTGACCAGCCTAGCTGCTCAAGAGATTCATGAATAAGTCTCTCTAAATCTGACGGTTTATCTTTCAAGCTGGCTCCCTATGCACAAGAAATA
This Vreelandella neptunia DNA region includes the following protein-coding sequences:
- a CDS encoding DEAD/DEAH box helicase, which gives rise to MPFSKLGLSSPLVQAITELGYNTPTPIQEQAIPAILSGKDLIATAQTGTGKTAAFVLPLLERFSNAGTLRGKRVRALILVPTRELAVQVEASVAQYAKHTHLTSMAMYGGVDTEAQKERLIKGVDILVATPGRLLDLAHQRALHFDELKVMVLDEADRMVDMGFADDIHKIIDRLPEDRQNLLFSATITDEVRALAYDFSDRQMTDLAAEISISPNVRAAANVKQWLITVDKDTKSALLSHLINEQKWDQALIFTEKKHNAAKLVAQLEKRGITADSIHGDRSQAMREKILAQFKTGELKYLVATGVAARGLDIGELSRVVNYDLPFKPEEYIHRIGRTGRAGASGEAISLVDMSDFKNLCAIERRLKSIIERKEIAGFPVRKAVPESNLNYNKQSNR
- the rho gene encoding transcription termination factor Rho, translating into MARKTLSLKAKKQIDAKPADEVEDQFPNDPEKRFLNGVAIHPSPRIYLEPGSQERTVRAMDLITPIGMGQRGLIVAPPGSGKTTMLKHICQAVAEAHPDIKLYALLIDERPEEVTDFKRSVSAEVHASSSDESYTHHVNMADKLLETARKQAGEGHNVMIVIDSLTRLSRVHNAEQRGNGRTMSGGLDSRAMEIPRKLFGAARKIENGGSLTILATVLVDTGSRMDQVIFEEFKGTGNMELVLSREVANQRIFPAIDIAKSSTRREELLIDAKDIEKVRTLRRALTTLKPVESAQKLLELLDKYPTNAELLDAFLPAS